GAGCGTCTGGAACCAGTGGCACGCCTACGACGCCGGAGCCTTCGACCTGTTCGAGGCCGTGCGGGTTTGGGACGAGGAGCACTTGAAGGCGTTCCAGGCGTGGGCTTCAGATCCGGTCTGTTTTTGAGAGTTCTGGCGAGTGCTGCCCTCCCGATAGAAGACGTTTTCGAGCGCGCTCTCGTGCTCCTGGAGGCCCTGGCGCTCTGACCTGATGGCGCTTACACTTCCCGCACACGGATGTGGTGTTGGTGGATCCTGCCCCGGCCCCGCCGCCGCAGAATCTTCTTCCTTTGAGGTCGTCACGATGATGTCGCAGCTCACCCTGGCGGACGCGACCCCAGAGCGTCGGAAGCTGACGGCGGTGGAGTTCAGCGGGCTCACCGAGGTTCCGGAGGCGGCGACGTGGTTCGCCAACCTCGACAACGAGAACACGAGGCGTGCCTACCAAGCCGATGTGCGGGATTTCATGGAGTTCCTGGGCATCCGGGAGCCCGAGGACCTGCGGGCGGTCACCCGGGCCCACGTGATCGCTTGGCGGACATCGCTGACGGAGGCACCAGAGGACGGTGGTCGGGGCCTCGCGCCGGCCTCGGTGCAGCGGAAGCTCGGTGCGGTGTCCTCGCTCTTCGAGCACCTCTGTGACCGCAACGCGGTGGCGGGCAATCCGGTCCGCGGGGTGAAGCGTCCATCGCGGGACGTCCAGGCCGGGCGGACCCCCGCCCTCGGTGACGAGGAGGCACAACGACTGCTCGATGCACCGAAGGGCAACGGGCTGAAGGCCCTCCGGGACCGAGCGATCCTGTCCTGCTACCTCTTCCATGCGCTGCGTCGCTCGGAGCTTGCCTCCCTCACGGTCGGCAGCATCACCCGGCGACGCGGGGTGCCGCACCTCACCGTCCTCGGCAAGGGCGGGAAGACTCGATACGTCCCCGCACATCAGGGGACACTCGCCGCCATCCGCGCTTACCTCGCCGAGGCGGGTCATGGCGACGATCCCGCCGCCCCCCTCTTCCGGCCGGTCGTGAACCCGGCCGGCTCCCCCGATCGGGGCATCAGCGGGGACGGGATCTACGTGGCGGTGAAGAAGTACGCCGCCGAGGCTGGCATTGAGGTCGAGGGCCTGTGCCTGCACGCCCTCCGCGCCACGGCCGCGACCAACGCCCTTGAGAACGGGGCGGACCTGGCCGCCGTCCAAGAATGGCTCGGTCACGCCAGCATCGAGACCACCCGCCTCTACGACCACCGGCACGTGCGGGCGCATGATTCGCCGACGTTCAGCGTGCGGTACGGGTCGGCGGAATCATCCTGAGCGCGGCCGGTCCACCGGAGTTCTTTCACCATGCCCGATGCCCCTCAACCCTTCCTGGCCATGTACCGCGAAAGCGTCGCCGCCTGGTGCGGCAGCATGCCCGAGGGGTTGTTGTGCCCCTTCTCCGGCTTGGATGTCTCAGAGACGTCTCTTTGCCAAGGCCATTTGATTCCGAAGTGCGTCGACCACTGGCGCGGCGGCGGAACGGTCCCCCAGCACGCTGAGCTTGACCACTACTTCGGCCGCACCCTGGACCGTGAATTGGCGAAGCTGGTCGCCAATGGCCGCCAGCCGCTGTTGAGTGCGCTCGCCAACGCGGACCGGATCCGCATCCAGCACGAAACCGATGACCCATGCTCGAGCGATGTCTGGGCATATCCCAAGGGTGAGATGTCTCCAGGCAAGGCGGCCAAGGCAGGCGCCGCGGTCTTGCAATTTCACCCGGACGGGGAGTCACCCTTGACGTTCTCGATCCGGGCTTCGCCGATGGACCTCGCCCGCCTGCGTCGTACCGAACCTCTGAACCTTCGTCTTCACGCGGAAGGCGGCGTCGCTGATCTGCGGCTCGGTGGCGCAGCATTGGTTCGAGCTGCGTTTCTCATGTGGTTTCGGAGCGACCCGATGTTCGCGTTCTGCAACAACCTCCGCGGATGGATCGTCGATCCCTTCGTGCAGGCCTTTCAGGAGGACCGCCGACTCGAGGAGTGCGGTGACCTGTATGACCGCTTCGAGGGAAGCGTGAAGGTGTTGTCAATCAAGCCGAACCCGAGGCCCGAGCAGGTAGAGGCCCTGGACTCGCTGAAAGCGGGTCACTACGTGATGCACACAACCACCCAGCGTTTCCCGGATCTGGCTCCTTTTGCCATCTCGGCGCTGCTTCGCGGCAGCCGACACGCATCCCTCGCCATCACCCTGCCTTTCGCTACGCGCCCAGAAAACCGGGAGGAGAGCCTCCAGCTCTACCGCAGGTACCAGACGGACCCAGCATGGCCACACACCCGGACCTTCGTGCGGCTCGAACCCGGTGCGTTCGACGTGTACACCGGGCTTCCCGGGCCGGATGCAGAACGGAAGAGCTTCCGCAGCGGAACCAAGCTTGCCGCCTGAGAGAAGCACCGTGACACGCTCATGCTGATGAAGAGAGCTTCTGCCGCGTCCACGCTTTGAAGCCGGGGTCGGCCGACAGGAAGTGTTCGAGGATGGCGACGCCAAGCTTCTGCTTGGTGGCCAAATCGCCGTGATGCTCCCGGTGATAGCTGACATACGCGTCCAGCTCTTGGTTGAGCTTTGGCGGAAGGGACAGCGCGAGGCGTTCGACCTTCCCCTCCGGGGGAAGGGGACCGAGAACGGGGGCGGCGGGGCTGGAGGGCATGGGGATCAGTACCGGTAGGGCTCAAGGAGGAGGTCTTCTTCCACCAGCACGCGAACCCGTGCGCCCTGGCGGATCTTGATCGTGGGTTGAACGTCGAGCACCCGGTCGACGATGCGGCCGCCAACCCGCGTGGACTCGAGGGCGACGGAGTCGCCGATGAGGTCTTCGTCTCGGCCGCTGTCGCGGTCCCGGGCAGAGTTGGCCCCGTAGGTGATGGCGGTCGAGAGCAGCACGCCGCCGAGCAGGCGATCGAGGTGGTAGTCCACCTTGTCCTTCACGCCGGCCGCTCCGGTGGGGTCTGTGCCGAGCAACGCGTCGAGGATCAGCGAGCTGCCATCGGGGAACAGCAGCCGCTCCCACACCAGCAGCGCCCGGTCCTGCCCGTTGCTCACGAGGCTGTCGTAGCTGCCCAGCAGCCGGGCCCCCTGCGGGATGAGCAGGTGCTGCCCGGTCACCGAATCGTAGACCGGAGAGGTCACCTGGGCGACGATGCGCCCGGGCAGGTCGGTGTTGATGGCGGTGAGGAGGCTCGCGGCGACGGTGCTCCCAGCCTGCAGCGTGTACGGGCTTGACGGCTGTCTCAGCCGCTCTGGCAGCACCGGCCGCACCCCCCCACCGCCCTCCTCGGTGAAGGCCCGCTTCTCCAACTGGAGGTTCGTGTCCACCGTCGGCGTCCTCTCCGCCACCAGCGGCGACACCGGCGTTTCAATCCCGCCGAGGGATCCGGCGCCTGGGGCGAGGCCCGGGCCGAAGAGATCTGTCCCGGCGGATCCGGCGGCAGCCGGCAGCGGCGGCGCAAAGAAGACGGAGCTGCGATACGCCGTCGCGCTCGCCTCTTCGCTCGCCCGCTGGATCGCCTCCACCTTGGCCATGAGATCGGCGACCTCCGCCGCCGTGGGACCGGAGGGCATTCCGGCGCCTTGCGGAGCTGCTTCGCTCGTGACTGGCGTCGCGGAGGCCACAGATTCGGGTGCCGCTGCAGAAGCCCCGGTGGCGGTGGCGGCCGTGGCTCCCGTTGTCTCCGACACGAGGCTCGCGTAGGAGAGCGGTCCGAAGTCGCGTGGGTCGGCGTCTCCATACGTCACGGGCAGGCGCATCGTGGCGGTCGGCGTCGCCACCGAGCGGACCGGTGCACTTTGCGCCTGCTCCTCGGCCGGGACCGGGTCAGAGGAACCCCACATCAGGATCGCCGCCACCACTACGACCAACACGCCCACCGCCACGGCCACCGTCCGCTTGTTGACGCCGACAACCCGTTCGTCCACAGCGGTGCCCGGCTCGCCATCGATGGCGTCCTCGAAGCTCTCCTTGCTCGCACCGGGGGTGGACATCACGGCGCCTCCCCGAAGAAACCGCCCTCGTAGGCGATGACGACCTCGTCCGCCGCGTCCTTGCCCACCTTCAGCACCGCGGTGTCGAAGACGGTGTCGACGACGTACAGCCCATTCACCACGCGGTAGTTCACCAACTCGTCCTCACGGCTCCCGGGCCGCCGCACAAACAGCGGCGGGGCCTCGGTCTGGAGGACGTGCGGCGGGAACTGGATGAAGGTTTTGTGCCCGTCATGGAAGACGCGGAGCGGCGTCCACCGCGGAGCGCGACGAGGCTTCCGTGGGCGGACAGCGAAGTCGAAGTCCAGGGCACCCACGTTGGCGACGATCGGGTTGCCGCCACCAGCCGCCGCGCCCGCACCTGCTTCCTGCACCGCCCCGCCGGCGTCGGACGCGGCGGGCAAGCCCGGCACCACCGCCCCACCGGGGTACGTCCACGCCACCAACGACTGGAACGCATTGGCGTCGTCGGCGTCCGCCAGCAGCTCCAGCTGGTACAGGCGGCGGTCCGTGGTGACCACGAGGTTCGTCGCCAGTGGCGCCGACACCGGCTTCACCAGCAGCGTCACCTGTGCGGCGGAGCCCTCGCCCACGCGGGTCTCCTCCACCATCCACCGCTCGGTGTCGCCCGCGGCGCGGGAGATGACACGCTCGCCAGGCTCGAGCAGGAGCGACGTGAGGAAGCCGGGCCGCGTGCGGACCTGATAGACGGTGCCGGGACGCCAGAAGTGGTGGACGCCCGAACGCAGCGAGCGGCCGTCGCCGGCGGCCACCAGGGCCGCGTCTGGCGAGGCACTCGCCTCTTGGAGATACGGAGCGAGGTCCACCCGCGTCGGCGCGGGCCCGAAGGCGGCTTCGTGCTCCTCCAGCGTCGTGGGCCCCCGTGCCGGTGCCAACGGTTCGACGTGTGGCTGGGTCTGCACCAGCTGGAGGTCCGGGCCGCGGTACGGCGGCGGGGAGCTGGTGCAGCCTGCAAGGAATGCAGCGGCCACGCCTGCCGGGAGGAGGAGCAGGAAGATCAGTTTCATGAAGGCGCTCCTTCGCTCACCGCCACCCGGGTGTCGCGGGACCAGGAGATCGCGTGCACGAAGGTGCCCAGCGGGTTCTCGAAGGCCGCGTCGGCCGTCGTCGGCTCGACCAAGCGGTAGCGGAAGATCCCGGTCCAGGGCTGCGACGACACGGCCATCCCGCGATCGACCACCTGCTCGGTCCACCGCAGCTGCAGGCTCTCGTCGCTCAACCGGACCACTGAGTCGACGTCAACCGCGATCAACACCTCTTGGGCCTCGCGGGCTTCGCCCAGCTGATTCATCGTCAGCACGGCGTCGCCGGCGAGGAAGTCGTATGCGCGTTTCCAGTTCCGCCGCTGCACGACCGGGTCCGACGGTTTGCTCCGCATGAGGACCAGGAGGTCCGCCACCGTCCGCTGCACCATCGCCTCGGTTGGGTTCCACCCGCGGCTGGACGCTTCCACCCGCGTGGGCCGGCCCTGCTCGTTGACCTCAACCACATACAGCTCGACCTGCTTCTCGCGGACTGCCCCCACGAGCGCGACCGCCTGGACGGCCACGACCAGTGCCAGCCCCGCCACGAGGACGCCGAGCACGATGGCCAACCGCCGGACAGCCCCCATGCGGCGGTCGGTCATCTGCGCCGCACGGACGAAGGGCGACTCGGAGTCCGCGAGGCTGCCGCGCTTCGCGGAGCGGAAGAGTTGGTGGGGGAAGCTCATGATCGTCAGAAGGAAGGGGCACCACCACCGCCACCGCCGCCACCGGTCGCGCGGTCCAAGAGCCGGCTCGCGGCCTGAGCGTGACGACCCGTGGAACTGCGGGGGTCGGGGACGGGTCGCGCCGCCCAGGCCCCGCGACCCGCGGATACCACGCTGCCCACGCTGGCCCCAAACTCCCTCGCGCTGCTGGACCCGGTGAGGACGCCGACCCCCGTGGCCGCGGCGCCGGCGGCGGGCCCGGCGGAAGCCTGGACGACGCTCGCTGCGGCGCGGGTGGCCGCAAGGGCAGGCTCGCCAGCCGCCGCACCCGCCGCCACCGTGCGGGCCGTGCCCGCCCCCGCGGCGGCGAAGGTTCCGGCCCCGAGCGATGGGCCGCCACTCACGAGGTCAGCGGCGTAACGCGGCGCGAGGATGGTCATCGCGAGCATCAGGAACGAGCCGAGGATGATCCCCGAAGTCCGCGCAGCCGTCAGCTCGTCCAGCGTCGCGGGAACCATGCCGACCATCAGGCTCTCGGTGAGCCCCACCACCAGCGCCATCGAGGCGACGCGGAGCCCCGAGGAGAACACCCAGGCCACCGGCCTCTCCGCGATCCAAGCGGTGGGCTTGAAGAGTGCAAAGGGCATCGTGAGCAGCGCGAGCAGCGAGCCCACTTGGAAGATGAGCACGGCGAAGAAGATGCCGATCGCCAGGATGAAGAAAGCCGCGAGCACCGCGACCCAGGCGAAGCCGAGGCTCGCGATCTCGATGAAGTTCCAGAAGAAGGCGGCCGGACCGCTGAGCGAGCCCATCTTCTCAGCGATCCGCTCGAGAATCGTCACGCCCCGCTGCGCCACTGCCCCGGGGT
This genomic interval from Phycisphaera mikurensis NBRC 102666 contains the following:
- a CDS encoding tyrosine-type recombinase/integrase, which codes for MMSQLTLADATPERRKLTAVEFSGLTEVPEAATWFANLDNENTRRAYQADVRDFMEFLGIREPEDLRAVTRAHVIAWRTSLTEAPEDGGRGLAPASVQRKLGAVSSLFEHLCDRNAVAGNPVRGVKRPSRDVQAGRTPALGDEEAQRLLDAPKGNGLKALRDRAILSCYLFHALRRSELASLTVGSITRRRGVPHLTVLGKGGKTRYVPAHQGTLAAIRAYLAEAGHGDDPAAPLFRPVVNPAGSPDRGISGDGIYVAVKKYAAEAGIEVEGLCLHALRATAATNALENGADLAAVQEWLGHASIETTRLYDHRHVRAHDSPTFSVRYGSAESS
- a CDS encoding DUF2274 domain-containing protein, with product MPSSPAAPVLGPLPPEGKVERLALSLPPKLNQELDAYVSYHREHHGDLATKQKLGVAILEHFLSADPGFKAWTRQKLSSSA
- a CDS encoding TrbI/VirB10 family protein; translated protein: MSTPGASKESFEDAIDGEPGTAVDERVVGVNKRTVAVAVGVLVVVVAAILMWGSSDPVPAEEQAQSAPVRSVATPTATMRLPVTYGDADPRDFGPLSYASLVSETTGATAATATGASAAAPESVASATPVTSEAAPQGAGMPSGPTAAEVADLMAKVEAIQRASEEASATAYRSSVFFAPPLPAAAGSAGTDLFGPGLAPGAGSLGGIETPVSPLVAERTPTVDTNLQLEKRAFTEEGGGGVRPVLPERLRQPSSPYTLQAGSTVAASLLTAINTDLPGRIVAQVTSPVYDSVTGQHLLIPQGARLLGSYDSLVSNGQDRALLVWERLLFPDGSSLILDALLGTDPTGAAGVKDKVDYHLDRLLGGVLLSTAITYGANSARDRDSGRDEDLIGDSVALESTRVGGRIVDRVLDVQPTIKIRQGARVRVLVEEDLLLEPYRY
- a CDS encoding TrbG/VirB9 family P-type conjugative transfer protein — its product is MKLIFLLLLPAGVAAAFLAGCTSSPPPYRGPDLQLVQTQPHVEPLAPARGPTTLEEHEAAFGPAPTRVDLAPYLQEASASPDAALVAAGDGRSLRSGVHHFWRPGTVYQVRTRPGFLTSLLLEPGERVISRAAGDTERWMVEETRVGEGSAAQVTLLVKPVSAPLATNLVVTTDRRLYQLELLADADDANAFQSLVAWTYPGGAVVPGLPAASDAGGAVQEAGAGAAAGGGNPIVANVGALDFDFAVRPRKPRRAPRWTPLRVFHDGHKTFIQFPPHVLQTEAPPLFVRRPGSREDELVNYRVVNGLYVVDTVFDTAVLKVGKDAADEVVIAYEGGFFGEAP
- a CDS encoding VirB8/TrbF family protein, which gives rise to MSFPHQLFRSAKRGSLADSESPFVRAAQMTDRRMGAVRRLAIVLGVLVAGLALVVAVQAVALVGAVREKQVELYVVEVNEQGRPTRVEASSRGWNPTEAMVQRTVADLLVLMRSKPSDPVVQRRNWKRAYDFLAGDAVLTMNQLGEAREAQEVLIAVDVDSVVRLSDESLQLRWTEQVVDRGMAVSSQPWTGIFRYRLVEPTTADAAFENPLGTFVHAISWSRDTRVAVSEGAPS
- a CDS encoding type IV secretion system protein, producing the protein MNDVSGINVFLNQFLQTVDTGFGLLSAPSESLMEVLLLLNVVTAAFFWMFGTDVSAGQIARRIVSTGVLIWIVRQWDYLTWIVYSSFASGGLRAGGSTLTTEQFLNPGAVAQRGVTILERIAEKMGSLSGPAAFFWNFIEIASLGFAWVAVLAAFFILAIGIFFAVLIFQVGSLLALLTMPFALFKPTAWIAERPVAWVFSSGLRVASMALVVGLTESLMVGMVPATLDELTAARTSGIILGSFLMLAMTILAPRYAADLVSGGPSLGAGTFAAAGAGTARTVAAGAAAGEPALAATRAAASVVQASAGPAAGAAATGVGVLTGSSSAREFGASVGSVVSAGRGAWAARPVPDPRSSTGRHAQAASRLLDRATGGGGGGGGAPSF